In Lachnospiraceae bacterium, one DNA window encodes the following:
- the aroB gene encoding 3-dehydroquinate synthase, which yields MSKRLNVYKDQKLIYDIVMESSFDKLQEEVSKFHLEEHKICIVTDTNVAPLYLEEVKELLSRCCKKISYFILPAGEEHKNLDTVKKIYEHLILEHFDRKDMLAALGGGVIGDMCGFTAATYLRGIDFIQIPTTLLSQVDSSIGGKTGVDFDAYKNMVGAFHMPRLVYTNLNTLLSLPQEQFSSGMGEVIKHGLIKNASYYQWLQDNKKAILKRDLDVCENMVFRSNEIKKQVVENDPTEQGERALLNFGHTLGHAIEKLKNFTAFHGHCVGLGCIAAGYICAVKGTLTKEQADDIKAVFDAFGLPVTVDGLKWEDVYSTTKSDKKMDSGVVKFILLKTIGDAYVDRTVTEEEMKEGFSHIAGGAKGEER from the coding sequence ATGTCAAAACGCTTGAATGTTTATAAAGACCAGAAACTAATCTATGACATTGTAATGGAATCTTCCTTTGATAAACTCCAGGAAGAGGTAAGTAAATTTCATCTGGAAGAACATAAAATATGCATCGTAACAGATACCAATGTAGCACCTTTATATCTGGAGGAAGTAAAAGAACTTTTAAGCAGATGCTGCAAAAAAATTTCTTATTTTATCCTTCCTGCAGGGGAAGAACACAAAAATCTGGATACAGTAAAAAAAATCTACGAACATCTTATTTTGGAACACTTTGACCGGAAAGATATGCTGGCGGCTTTAGGCGGCGGTGTCATTGGTGATATGTGTGGTTTTACAGCTGCCACCTACTTAAGAGGTATTGATTTTATCCAGATTCCAACTACTCTGCTTTCCCAGGTAGATTCCAGCATCGGCGGAAAGACCGGTGTTGACTTTGATGCATACAAAAACATGGTGGGCGCATTCCATATGCCAAGACTGGTATATACCAACTTAAATACCCTTTTAAGCCTTCCGCAGGAACAGTTTTCATCCGGCATGGGCGAAGTGATCAAGCATGGCCTGATCAAGAATGCTTCTTATTATCAGTGGTTACAGGATAACAAAAAGGCCATTTTAAAAAGAGATCTGGATGTCTGTGAAAATATGGTATTTCGCAGCAATGAGATCAAAAAGCAGGTAGTAGAAAACGATCCTACCGAGCAGGGTGAGAGAGCTCTTCTAAACTTCGGACATACCCTTGGACATGCTATTGAAAAGCTTAAAAACTTTACTGCTTTTCACGGGCACTGTGTAGGACTTGGCTGTATTGCAGCAGGCTATATCTGTGCTGTGAAAGGAACACTGACTAAGGAACAGGCAGATGATATCAAAGCAGTTTTTGATGCCTTTGGGCTTCCTGTAACTGTAGATGGCCTGAAGTGGGAAGATGTTTATTCTACCACAAAAAGTGACAAAAAAATGGATTCCGGCGTGGTTAAATTCATTCTCTTAAAAACCATTGGTGATGCTTATGTAGACCGTACCGTAACAGAGGAAGAGATGAAAGAAGGATTCAGCCATATTGCAGGCGGTGCTAAAGGAGAAGAAAGATGA
- the lspA gene encoding signal peptidase II — protein MTKEKRSLFMRFILGFVILVGLDQWTKGLAVAHLKENSPFELIPGVFELYYSENRGAAFGMLQEKQLFFFFIAVVVLGAVLYMLWHMPNGRKYRPLAVCLLGIASGAVGNMIDRISQSYVVDFLYFKLINFPIFNVADCYVTCAAFGLVLLIMFYYNDEDMSVFNMKKKGGKQ, from the coding sequence ATGACAAAAGAAAAACGTTCTCTTTTTATGCGATTTATCCTTGGCTTTGTGATCCTGGTAGGACTGGATCAGTGGACAAAAGGGCTGGCTGTTGCTCATTTAAAAGAGAATTCCCCATTTGAACTGATCCCTGGAGTATTTGAGCTTTATTATTCTGAAAACCGAGGGGCAGCTTTTGGAATGCTTCAGGAAAAACAGCTGTTCTTTTTCTTTATCGCAGTGGTTGTTTTAGGCGCTGTCCTCTATATGCTCTGGCATATGCCTAACGGAAGGAAATACCGTCCTTTAGCTGTATGTCTGTTAGGTATCGCATCTGGTGCAGTAGGGAATATGATCGATCGTATCTCTCAGAGCTACGTAGTAGATTTTCTATATTTTAAATTGATCAATTTTCCTATTTTTAATGTAGCTGACTGTTATGTGACCTGTGCAGCCTTCGGTCTGGTACTTCTTATCATGTTTTATTACAATGACGAAGACATGTCTGTTTTCAATATGAAAAAGAAAGGCGGAAAGCAGTGA
- a CDS encoding cell division protein SepF, with product MSLLGKLMDTMRLSSEDDEDDYYLDDDFEDEAPRKGLFSKRNNTEPEDEPDAQDKPRFLGRSNPKVVPMRRSMEVTMIKPTSMDDSRDICDYLLAGKAVVLNMEGIHMETAQRIIDFTSGATYSMNGNLQKISNYIFIATPDSVELSGDFQDILSAGATSGMDMSSLNIHL from the coding sequence ATGAGTCTGTTAGGTAAGTTAATGGATACCATGCGGTTAAGTTCTGAAGATGATGAGGACGATTACTACCTGGATGATGACTTTGAAGATGAAGCTCCCAGAAAAGGACTTTTTTCAAAGAGAAATAATACAGAACCGGAAGATGAGCCAGATGCTCAGGACAAGCCAAGATTTTTAGGTCGTTCAAACCCGAAAGTAGTTCCAATGAGACGAAGTATGGAAGTGACCATGATCAAACCAACTTCCATGGATGATTCCAGGGATATCTGTGATTACCTTCTTGCTGGAAAGGCAGTTGTTTTAAATATGGAGGGAATCCATATGGAAACTGCTCAACGTATCATCGATTTCACTTCCGGAGCTACCTATTCCATGAATGGTAATCTCCAGAAGATTTCCAACTACATCTTTATTGCCACACCTGATTCTGTAGAACTGTCCGGTGATTTTCAGGACATCCTGTCAGCAGGTGCAACCTCAGGAATGGACATGTCCAGCCTGAATATCCATTTATAA
- a CDS encoding RluA family pseudouridine synthase, with product MKQELFPEIADSGLRIDKYLSSVNEQLSRSYIQKLLKSGLVLVDGKPVKASYQVDEGDVISLDIPEAVEPEIEPEDMDLDILYEDQDVILVNKPKGMVVHPAAGHYSHTLVNGLMHHCKDQLSGINGVMRPGIVHRIDMDTTGVIIACKNDMAHNSIAAQLKEHSITRRYQAIVHGVLKDDAGTVEGPIGRHPTDRKKMSINYNNGKSAVTHYKVLKRFRQYTHVECRLETGRTHQIRVHMASIEHPLLGDLVYGPGKCPIPGLQGQTLHAGVLGFIHPRTGEYMEFTAPLPEYFAKLLNTLPE from the coding sequence GTGAAACAGGAACTTTTCCCTGAAATAGCAGACAGTGGCCTGCGGATCGATAAATACCTTTCCTCAGTCAATGAACAGTTAAGCCGTTCCTATATCCAGAAGCTGTTAAAAAGCGGACTGGTATTAGTAGACGGTAAGCCGGTAAAAGCCAGCTATCAGGTAGATGAAGGGGATGTGATCTCCTTAGATATTCCAGAGGCAGTAGAGCCGGAGATCGAACCAGAAGATATGGATTTGGACATCCTTTATGAAGACCAGGATGTGATCCTGGTAAACAAGCCAAAGGGAATGGTAGTACATCCCGCTGCCGGTCATTATTCCCACACATTAGTAAATGGTCTGATGCATCACTGCAAAGACCAGCTTTCCGGGATCAATGGTGTAATGCGTCCAGGCATCGTCCATCGTATTGATATGGATACAACAGGTGTTATTATTGCCTGCAAAAATGACATGGCCCATAATTCCATTGCAGCCCAGTTAAAAGAGCATTCCATTACCAGGCGGTATCAGGCCATTGTTCATGGCGTATTAAAGGATGATGCCGGCACCGTTGAAGGTCCTATCGGCCGTCATCCTACAGACCGCAAAAAAATGAGCATCAATTATAATAACGGAAAAAGCGCTGTAACCCATTATAAAGTCTTAAAGCGTTTCCGCCAGTATACCCATGTGGAATGCAGGCTTGAAACAGGACGAACCCACCAGATCCGTGTGCATATGGCCAGTATCGAACATCCTTTACTGGGTGATCTGGTTTATGGACCTGGAAAATGTCCCATTCCCGGCCTGCAAGGACAGACTCTTCACGCAGGTGTTTTAGGTTTTATCCACCCAAGAACAGGAGAGTACATGGAATTCACAGCACCTCTTCCTGAATATTTCGCAAAGCTTTTGAATACATTGCCAGAATAA
- a CDS encoding HPr family phosphocarrier protein, whose translation MISCHYVISTNHGLHAANAMSISRAASEYQCKITLGSSRGVADCKNVLSLMSLGAKQGDSLVLTADGPDEKQAVGYLSGILRTIL comes from the coding sequence ATGATAAGTTGCCATTACGTTATTTCAACAAATCACGGACTACATGCTGCCAATGCCATGAGTATAAGCCGTGCCGCCTCTGAATACCAGTGCAAGATCACATTGGGAAGTTCTAGAGGAGTTGCAGACTGTAAAAATGTCCTTTCTTTGATGAGCCTTGGCGCTAAACAGGGAGACTCTCTGGTACTGACCGCAGACGGGCCTGATGAAAAACAGGCGGTGGGGTATTTAAGCGGAATATTACGAACAATCTTGTAA
- a CDS encoding LCP family protein encodes MRLHENNNEEDELQRLRARRQGTDRSRRPVSRASKSASSRTEYGTTDRQTRTVNPTYDEDYYEEEDYDYDEDYTENSGSDGLKVPFQNENHRRPRMTSAGSYTAGQQTAFKNKSSRDTIAKRQTAQTAASRRENHSGAYNSNTSNGSGTYKKTSRKRKKAKWPAILLCLLAVICVYGGWTFLHRSTGYWNIAVFGVDSRDGNTKNALADVQVLCSINQKNGDIKLVSVYRDTYLKIDSKGSYHKINEAYFKGGHKQAVSALEENLDLKIDDYATFNWKAVAQAINVLGGVDIDITQPEFKYINAFITETVNSTGIGSTQLASAGLNHLDGVQAVAYCRLRLMDTDFQRTERQRKVISLALEKAKQADLATRTNLVKAILPQISTSVGIDDVLPLAKNVSKYHIGETAGFPFTQKTKKMGKMDCVIPVTLESNVVTLHQFLYGEDALYSPSSTVKKISDHIAEESGFYKGGKAAPTSSGSGKSDSKGQSSGNSKKDSPSPAQTAAQTAAAESSEAEETIDETSAETDETAAEESNSAIIEKLDDPKVEKETTSASEGGPGTVKPKETEKATETTADDSSKGPGMQETVSNSGNTSGENTEKADLIGPGV; translated from the coding sequence ATGCGTTTACACGAAAATAATAACGAAGAAGACGAACTGCAGCGTCTGCGGGCCCGCAGACAGGGAACGGACCGAAGCAGACGTCCTGTATCCAGAGCTTCAAAATCTGCATCATCCAGAACAGAATATGGGACAACCGACAGACAGACAAGAACTGTAAATCCTACATATGATGAAGACTATTATGAGGAAGAAGATTACGACTATGATGAGGACTATACAGAAAACTCTGGATCTGATGGTCTAAAAGTTCCTTTTCAAAATGAAAACCACAGACGCCCCAGGATGACCTCTGCCGGTTCATATACTGCAGGACAACAGACTGCGTTTAAAAACAAAAGTTCAAGAGACACTATAGCGAAGCGCCAGACTGCCCAGACTGCAGCAAGCCGGCGGGAGAATCATTCCGGTGCTTACAATTCCAACACCTCCAATGGTTCCGGCACTTACAAAAAAACTTCCAGAAAACGTAAAAAAGCAAAATGGCCTGCAATTCTTTTATGCCTGCTTGCTGTGATCTGTGTATACGGTGGATGGACTTTCCTTCACAGATCCACTGGCTACTGGAATATAGCAGTATTTGGCGTAGACAGTCGTGACGGAAATACAAAAAATGCATTGGCTGACGTCCAGGTACTCTGCAGCATCAATCAGAAAAACGGCGATATAAAGCTGGTAAGTGTTTACCGCGATACCTATTTAAAGATTGATTCCAAAGGAAGCTACCATAAGATCAATGAGGCTTATTTTAAAGGAGGACACAAACAGGCCGTATCAGCCCTGGAAGAAAATCTGGATCTTAAGATTGATGATTATGCAACATTTAACTGGAAAGCAGTAGCACAGGCTATCAATGTTTTAGGCGGTGTGGATATTGATATCACCCAGCCGGAATTTAAGTATATCAATGCATTTATTACAGAAACCGTTAATTCTACAGGTATTGGTTCTACCCAGTTAGCAAGTGCAGGGCTAAATCATTTAGACGGTGTACAGGCAGTTGCTTACTGCAGACTGCGTCTGATGGATACTGATTTCCAGCGTACAGAACGTCAGCGAAAAGTTATTTCCCTGGCTCTTGAAAAGGCCAAGCAGGCAGACCTGGCTACCCGTACCAATCTGGTAAAGGCGATCCTTCCGCAGATCTCTACCAGCGTGGGAATTGATGATGTTTTGCCACTGGCAAAGAATGTAAGCAAGTACCATATCGGTGAAACTGCAGGATTCCCATTTACACAAAAAACAAAAAAAATGGGGAAAATGGACTGCGTTATCCCTGTTACACTGGAAAGCAATGTAGTTACGCTGCATCAGTTTCTTTATGGAGAAGACGCTTTATATAGTCCTTCTTCCACTGTAAAGAAGATCAGTGATCATATTGCAGAGGAATCTGGCTTTTATAAAGGCGGCAAGGCAGCTCCGACCTCCTCTGGCTCAGGAAAATCAGACAGCAAGGGACAGTCATCGGGAAACAGTAAAAAGGATTCACCGTCACCTGCCCAGACAGCAGCCCAGACAGCAGCTGCCGAAAGTTCTGAGGCGGAGGAAACAATAGATGAAACCAGTGCAGAAACCGACGAGACCGCAGCAGAAGAGAGTAACTCAGCTATCATTGAAAAGCTGGATGACCCAAAGGTTGAGAAAGAAACCACCAGTGCATCTGAGGGTGGTCCCGGCACCGTAAAACCAAAAGAAACAGAAAAAGCCACTGAAACAACAGCTGATGATTCTTCTAAAGGACCTGGTATGCAGGAAACTGTCAGCAATTCAGGAAACACTTCTGGTGAAAACACCGAAAAAGCCGACCTTATTGGTCCGGGAGTGTAA
- a CDS encoding YggS family pyridoxal phosphate-dependent enzyme yields MIKEQISEVRKNIENACKRAGRDPKEVTLIAVSKTKPVPMLEEAYEAGARDFGENKVQEIIQKKPVLPEDIRWHMIGHLQRNKVHQVMGKAVLIHSVDSLRLAEQIEADAAKKDMTADILLEVNVAKEESKYGFFLEDTEAAIREIAKFPHVRIKGLMTIAPFVENPEENRPVFKKLYEFAVDIGKKNIDNVTMDVLSMGMTGDYQVAIEEGATMVRVGTGIFGARLYGAAQ; encoded by the coding sequence ATGATAAAAGAGCAGATCAGTGAAGTAAGAAAAAATATAGAAAATGCCTGCAAGCGGGCAGGACGTGATCCAAAAGAGGTTACTCTTATTGCGGTAAGCAAGACCAAACCAGTACCTATGCTGGAAGAGGCATATGAAGCCGGGGCAAGGGATTTCGGTGAAAATAAAGTTCAGGAGATCATTCAGAAAAAGCCAGTCCTGCCAGAGGATATCCGTTGGCATATGATCGGTCATCTCCAGCGCAATAAAGTACATCAGGTAATGGGAAAAGCTGTTCTCATCCATTCTGTGGATTCCCTTCGTTTAGCAGAACAGATCGAAGCAGACGCAGCTAAAAAAGATATGACCGCAGACATTTTACTGGAAGTTAATGTAGCAAAAGAGGAGAGCAAATACGGCTTTTTCTTAGAAGATACAGAGGCTGCTATCCGTGAAATTGCAAAATTCCCCCACGTACGGATTAAGGGACTTATGACAATTGCGCCTTTTGTAGAGAATCCAGAAGAAAATCGCCCTGTTTTTAAAAAATTATATGAATTTGCTGTTGACATAGGTAAGAAAAACATTGATAATGTTACTATGGATGTGCTATCAATGGGTATGACCGGAGATTATCAGGTTGCCATTGAAGAAGGTGCTACCATGGTAAGAGTCGGAACCGGTATTTTTGGTGCCCGACTATATGGTGCTGCCCAGTAA
- a CDS encoding cytidylate kinase-like family protein — protein sequence MSGNLIITIGRQSGSGGKKIGEMLAEKLGVKCYDKELLAQAAKHSGLCEELFEKHDERPTSSFLYSLVMDSYSMGYTSTGYSDMPINHKIFLAQFDTIKKLADEGSCVFIGRCADYALEDYPNVVSVFITGDEEDKIKRISELYDVDEAKAKDLMVKTDKRRASYYNYYSNKKWGDPKSYDMCINSSAVGPEGAVDLIMELAKKKQEWNKKK from the coding sequence ATGTCAGGAAATCTTATTATTACCATCGGAAGACAGAGTGGAAGCGGCGGTAAAAAAATTGGGGAAATGCTTGCAGAAAAACTGGGTGTAAAATGTTATGACAAAGAACTTCTTGCTCAGGCTGCAAAACACAGCGGACTTTGTGAAGAATTATTTGAGAAACATGATGAGCGTCCTACCAGTAGTTTTCTTTACTCTCTGGTAATGGATTCCTATTCCATGGGCTACACGTCAACAGGCTATTCCGATATGCCTATTAACCACAAGATCTTCCTTGCCCAGTTCGATACCATCAAGAAACTGGCAGATGAGGGGTCATGCGTTTTCATCGGACGCTGTGCAGACTATGCACTGGAAGATTATCCAAATGTTGTCAGCGTATTTATCACCGGTGATGAAGAAGACAAGATCAAACGTATCAGTGAACTTTATGATGTAGACGAAGCAAAGGCAAAAGACCTTATGGTCAAAACCGACAAGAGAAGAGCCAGCTACTATAATTATTACTCCAACAAGAAATGGGGCGATCCAAAAAGCTATGACATGTGTATCAACAGCAGTGCTGTAGGACCAGAAGGTGCTGTAGACCTCATCATGGAACTGGCAAAGAAAAAACAGGAATGGAATAAGAAGAAATAA
- the glmS gene encoding glutamine--fructose-6-phosphate transaminase (isomerizing), translating into MCGIIGYTGPLEAGNILLNGLAGLEYRGYDSAGIAYFGNDSKIHLIKTVGKVAALKELVKQESDCSSHCGIGHTRWATHGGVTTENAHPHRQGLVTLIHNGIIENYHQLTEEYDLEGHLLSQTDSEVAAGVLNALYERMDHDPLLSIRHFVKELKGSYGFCIMFEDRPGEIYAVRNVSPLVAAYTHSGAMIASDLTALIAYTKEYFVVPEGNIVRLTPYKVRVYDMELNRVEPDMMEVNWNVDAAMKNGFPHFMLKEIHEQPDALKNTILPRLSKGQPDLADDGIPDSILKDCRRIHVIACGTAMHAGMVARALIEPGIRIPVTVSIASEFRYETPLIDEKTLVIVISQSGETIDTLAAMRLAQSYYAPVLAIVNVKGSTIARESNYVLYTHAGPEIAVASTKAYSVQLAALYLIYCRMALVRGVYSPVQAENFMKELLDAIPAMETMISRKDEVKNIVNHIISKSDAFFIGRGLDYAFSLEGALKLKEISYIHAEAYAAGELKHGTIALISEQVPVIAIATQEHIFAKTISNVREVKARGAFVILLVKESAVIEDDIADVQIRIPDIADSFTVFPIAAILQLIAYYASVGKNLDVDQPRNLAKSVTVE; encoded by the coding sequence ATGTGCGGAATTATTGGATATACAGGACCTCTGGAGGCAGGAAACATACTTTTAAACGGACTGGCAGGTCTGGAATACAGAGGCTATGACAGTGCAGGTATTGCTTATTTTGGAAATGATTCAAAGATCCATCTGATCAAGACTGTAGGAAAGGTAGCAGCATTAAAAGAACTTGTAAAACAGGAAAGCGACTGCTCTTCCCACTGCGGCATCGGCCATACCCGCTGGGCAACCCATGGCGGTGTTACAACAGAAAACGCCCATCCCCATCGTCAGGGACTGGTAACTCTGATCCATAATGGTATTATTGAAAATTATCATCAGCTTACAGAAGAATATGATCTGGAAGGCCATCTGCTCTCACAGACTGACAGTGAGGTGGCTGCAGGTGTCTTAAATGCCCTTTATGAGCGCATGGATCATGATCCTCTTCTGTCTATCCGTCATTTTGTAAAGGAACTTAAAGGTTCCTATGGCTTTTGTATCATGTTTGAGGACCGCCCGGGTGAGATTTATGCAGTACGCAACGTAAGTCCTCTTGTAGCGGCTTATACACACTCAGGAGCCATGATCGCATCTGATCTTACTGCCCTGATCGCCTATACAAAAGAATATTTTGTAGTGCCTGAGGGAAATATCGTACGTCTTACCCCATACAAGGTACGCGTTTACGATATGGAATTAAACCGCGTGGAACCGGATATGATGGAGGTAAACTGGAATGTGGATGCTGCTATGAAAAATGGATTTCCTCACTTTATGTTAAAAGAGATCCATGAGCAGCCAGATGCATTAAAAAATACAATCCTTCCCCGTTTAAGCAAAGGCCAGCCGGATCTGGCCGATGACGGCATTCCGGATTCTATTTTAAAAGACTGCCGTCGTATCCATGTGATCGCCTGCGGAACTGCTATGCATGCGGGAATGGTCGCAAGAGCATTGATCGAGCCAGGTATCCGTATTCCGGTCACTGTTTCTATTGCTTCTGAATTCCGGTATGAAACACCTCTCATTGATGAAAAGACACTGGTGATCGTGATCTCCCAGTCCGGTGAGACCATTGATACTCTGGCGGCTATGCGCCTGGCACAGTCTTACTATGCACCGGTACTGGCAATCGTTAATGTTAAAGGCTCAACTATTGCAAGGGAAAGTAACTATGTTCTTTACACCCACGCAGGCCCTGAGATCGCCGTAGCCAGCACCAAGGCCTACTCAGTACAATTAGCTGCCCTGTACCTGATCTACTGTCGTATGGCCCTTGTAAGAGGCGTATACAGCCCTGTACAGGCAGAGAACTTTATGAAAGAGCTGTTAGACGCTATTCCTGCCATGGAGACGATGATCAGCCGCAAGGATGAGGTTAAAAATATTGTAAACCATATCATTTCTAAGAGTGATGCCTTTTTTATAGGAAGAGGCCTGGACTATGCTTTTTCTTTAGAGGGAGCTTTAAAGTTAAAGGAGATATCTTATATTCATGCAGAAGCCTATGCAGCCGGTGAATTAAAGCATGGAACCATTGCCCTTATCTCAGAGCAGGTGCCGGTGATCGCTATTGCCACTCAGGAGCATATTTTTGCGAAGACTATCTCCAATGTGCGTGAAGTAAAAGCCAGAGGCGCTTTTGTGATCCTTCTTGTAAAGGAGTCTGCAGTGATCGAAGATGATATTGCTGATGTACAGATCCGTATTCCGGATATTGCAGACAGCTTTACTGTATTCCCAATTGCAGCTATCTTACAGCTGATCGCATATTATGCATCTGTTGGAAAGAACCTGGATGTAGACCAGCCAAGAAACCTGGCAAAATCTGTTACTGTAGAGTAA